The Sphaerochaeta globosa str. Buddy region CCTTCTTATCCTGTTTTTTTATGGCTTCATATGTCGATGACACCATCCCAACCAACATATTCCTTGTTACGTTTTCCCCTATCGAATACCTGCAAGCGGCTACTACGACAAGAGCAAGTGCCTGGTCTTTGTTGCTAATGTTGGTTTTGATATTTATTGTATTTTCTACTTCGTCTGCAACGATAGCTACAAACTCTGTACCTCTGATATAGGCAACATTGTCATTCTCGGGTCCCATGAGAGCCTCAATCTTTGAAAGAGTATCAATCCTTGGATTTGAAACAGTTCCGTCCATGAGACGATGGATTGCTGCATGGTTTAAACCAGTATCCCTTGCAATTTGTCTAACACTTACTACCTCAGCTCTCTTAATGAGCCATTCTCTTATTGATTCATAACTTCTCATAATTTGCTCCTATAATTTTCGTTGTATTACTTACTTGTTGTGCAGAGTTTGATTCGTTTTTTAGTATTGTCTGGTAATACCGCCTAACATGTTCCAGAAACTCATCAACCTCATTTTCCGAATAGAAGTATCGTGGAACACCCCTATCTAAAACCTTCTTAGGCCCTGTATATCCAATTACAATATTCCACTTGTATCTGTACTCTGGTTTGGTCTTATGATCTCTGACTGTGAGGCTTCGTATCCTCTCGTCCTTAAACTTAAAGTACCAGCTAGTAGTGGTCACTGCTTTGTTATGAAGGTATATACCAAGATCACCCAACTCCCTTTGAACCCTTCTAGCGATTATGGTTGTTGGTTTCTTTGCCATTTATGCAATTTCGCCTTCGTAGTAATGATGCTTCCTGCCCAGGTACTCTTCCTCATACGGACAGCGTACTACAAGTCCCTCAGCGGTCCTCCAAGCAACATACAAGTCTTTGATGAATGCTTTCACCATGAACCGCATTGCCGCATTGTGGCGGTGCAAGTCGCTCGTCTCAGACCATTTCTTATCACGGCCCTCGATGATTCTATCCTCATTCTGAAGGCGGCTCTTGTAGTCATAGTAGTACTTCGAATACGGTGATTTCGACTTTAAGAATGATGAGCCAAGCACTCCAAGCATTTTGGTCCTAAGCCTTGTATTAAAAGGAGCAATGAATCCGGGAGTGAGCTTGTCACCACGTACCATAGTATCAGTCGCCACAACCGCATCACCGACACGTTTCTTTCCGGGGACAAGCCCGGGGTTGAGTCCTGTGAATTGGTTCATTGCACTGATTGTGTGTGCTTTGTGAATGTCATATTCAGCAATAATCACTGCTGCCATCATCGGGCCTACGCCTCTTACCCCCTTAAGAAATTCATCGTAGACCTTGATTCCTTTCAGTTCCTTCTTGAGCGACTTGGCCAAAGCCTCCTCGATCTCCTTTGAATCTTGGAAAGCATCAACAAGGGATGGAATGTCCTCTGCATTGACAGCCATTTCAGTCCCATTTGTCTTTTGGTCAGTTCCATCAGCTTTGAATCTTAATCGGTTGCCCATCTTGATACGTATATCCTGATAATCATAGATGGTTCGCACGATTCCCTTGATCCTCTGTCTCTTCACTTCATAGTCAGACATAATTAACTCCTCTTCTTTGGTTATACTTTTTGGATAAACTCCAAATGGTTCACTCCTAGTAACGATGGTTTCTAATCTCTTGGTTCACTCTTGATTAATGAATGGTTCCTTATTTCTTGGTTCGCTTCAGGTATAATTGCTTTATTCTTGGCAACGGCTCACTCATGACAATTGGGCTTGTTTTCACTCTTGGTCCACTTCAAATCTACGGGTTATTTCCCATTTTGGTTCACTTCTATTTTCTGTGCTTATCGCCCAAGTGGTTCACTTCTATTAGCTGTGTTTCTCGTTTTACATGGTTCGCTCATCTGATTTTGTTGTTCTGGTTAACCTTGGCCCACTCTTCCTACCGTTTTTGTTTGATTCTTATGGTTCACTCACAATTACGTATTTTTCCATCCTGTTGGTTCGCTCAATGATTCCGCTTGCTTCCATTAAATCGGCTCACTCAGTACGTTGTCGCATCTATCTTTCTGGTCCACTTCTATATTTTGGGTTTCATAGCATTTATTGGTTCACTCGCCTGTACAAGGTTTCTCGTTTCGGTTGGTTCACTCGTCATAGATGGGTTATTTTCAAAAATCGGTAATTGAATGATTTATGAAACGTCTTTGCGTCTGTTCTTCGACTTGATTACTTCCTTGATTTCATTCTCGACCCGGTCACAAGTGATATGCTCATTGTTGACATTGATAAGCCTGAGAGCGGCCATATCGATAAGCACCATGCCAACCTTGAGCCTACTCAACTTTGCCGCCTTCGCAAGGTCACGATGCAAGACCTTGTTGTAGACCAGCATGTGTGCAGGATCGGCATAGAGCCTCTCCAAGACATGCCAGTAAAGCCCGTATCCCTTTGCTCCCCACCGCTTCCACAGTGCCGCAATGTTGGGATTCTGAAGCTCTGTAATATAGTGCCTGAAAAAGAAAATCTCACGCATGTATCAGCTTCTCCTTAGCCAATTCCTTGGCGATTTTGTCATAACGCTTCGCCAATTCCAGATAATCCTTGTCCTTTTTCTTTGTAGTTACAGACAACCTATCCATCCTGGGCAATCTTTCCATCGCTTCCTCCGAACCTTTGGAAGCCATCACCATATCCTCAAGCCGTTGTAAACGTTCCACGCCAATGCGAGAGATCAGGTTGTTCCTGTATGCAACATGGTTTCCAGACAGAGGCCCATTGCAGTATTTGCACTGAGGCCACACATTGTCGGCTTCAAGCTCTGTTGCCTTGTTCTTCCGACTTTCGTAGTGACCGCCATCCATCTTGGAAACATGTCCAACCTTGCCGCACGAAATGCATGTTGCAAAACCATTCCCATCTGCTAGTAGATATCTTCGGTATTTCTGGAATGCGGTTAACGCCTTCTCTCTCGCACTTGGCATGGAAACTCCTCTATAGCCCAAGGGTCTGTGACCCGTATTCTTTGATGATCCTGTTCGCCTTCTTGAGGGGAGCAAAGATTTGCAATGCCCTTGACCTCATTTCAGCGGCAAACGCCTCAATCTCTGCTATGTCTGCAGTACGGTAATAGCCCTTGCCATCGGAGTATGAGACGATGATGTAATTGTCACCAAAGTCCATCTTCCTCAGCTCGGCGATCACCAGTCTTGCCGACCTGTCTCCCATACCCCAAAGATCGCTAAGCTCCTGCCTTGAGATTGCGTTCCACGACCCAATCGGAAGCATTCCATACAACATCCTTGCTTTCGACGGGGATAGGTTTAGCTGTTTTGGTTTTCTTGGATTTCTTGCTGCTGACATTCTCGGTTCTCCTAAAATCCTCTAAAATCCTCATGTTCTCAGGAGCGTTGCCGCAATACTTGAGAACACGACCCTTTTTGCCTTCATCCTTACATTTGTTAGGACACTTTCTGCACAGTATTTCCATTACACCCTCCTAGAAAGGAATATCGTCACCATCATCATCTAGACTGCTATACATGTTCTGCGTTGTCGGCTCTCCTCGCTCGTACCTGTCTTCTTGTCCACCACCAAGCGGCTGTACACCGAACGAATCAGCAACCAATACCCAACGGCTTCGCTTTGACCCATCGTTGGCACTCCAGAACTCCTGTCTCATTTCTCCCCGGACAACAACAGGCTTTCCTCTTGTGAGCTTTCCGGTTAGCCCCTCAGCGGCTCTTGAAAACTGGACTACATCAAAGAAAGAAGAAGTGGTTTGTCCTTTGTCATATCGTCCAACAGCAACGCTGAATTTCAGAATCGGTGTCTGCCCTGCATATTTGATTTCACTGTCAGCAGTGAGCCTTCCAGTAATCATGATTGAACACATATCTGCCATAATTAGTCCTCCAGACTGTAACCGTTCTCCGCAGCCATCATATGGACGGCCTCGATCAACAATGCACACTCCCCAACGTTAGCCTCGCTGGAAGGAATACCCTTCACTCCATACTTCACTGCAACAGGAAAACCTTTTTCATCGGTTGCTACTGGATACCCAAGTGAAACAGCTTTAGCTTTTGCCATTTCTTTCATATCCTCGGGTGTCCCTCCAGCCATTTCAGCAAGCCTTTTGCAAAGCACATGAAAGTAAGCATTCTCTTTCATCGTTCTCTGCTGGTAATTCGGCTCGACAGTAATCTTTATCGTTCCGTCACCTTTTAGTGCTTGCTCAAGAAGCTTTTCATACCTAGCTTCATATCCGGCAGGGACTCGGAAGCCCCTACCGTGAATAACAAACGTCAGCTTCATGCAATCGCTCCACTGGCCTCAAAGGGAACCTTGTCCAGACTGTCACCCTCGAACAATTCTGGTCCATCAGGTTCACCAGTAGGATTCTTGATGGCATTGAACACAGCCTTATAGATGTCGTAGGTGATCTCCTCGGAAGTTGGTGCTCCAAACTGCTCAAACAGGCCCTTGGCAAAATCCTTGTCACCAGAGCAAATCTCAAGAATCTGATTCCATGCCCTTCTCATTGTGAACATTCCAGGCACAATCAGATTTGAATTCATGATTATTGCCTTGGTCGTACTTGCTACCTTCGGCATTGAAGCCTTGGCAGGGTCGTACGGAGGAACTACGGGTTTGTCAGCTTGCTTCGGAGCGGCTGGACTTGTTGGCTCTGGCTTAGGCTGTCTCTCCGGGCCTCTCGATATAGATGCTTGATTGTCAGGCTTCTTGTTGCTCGGGTCTTGAGATTCTGAATCGGGATCAACCATATCTTCGGTAGGAATGCAGAGAGTCTGAAGCAGGGCGTACTTGTGAGCGATAGCCATGCCCTTGTTCGCTCCCTTGTCACCGCTGTCCATTCCCTCACCAACGACCACAGCTTCAACGTTGGACCCATCGGAGGCATAGAATGTGTACTTCATTGTCAAGATGCGATAGATGAGGTTTCCTCCGTTTCTGGTCTGCCTCTCCTCGGTTCTCTCGGCTAGGAGGGTAGGAACGGTGAAGACACCATGCTTTGCAAAGATTGGGTGGACGGCATTGTAAACATCGTCAATCCCACGGAACTTGAAGCCTTGCTGTTGGTTCTTCTGGTCTTTTCCGATAGCCTCAACATCCCTCATAACCTCAGCCATTGCCATGTAAATATTGTTACTCATTGATGGTCTCCTCATTCTGGCGTTCCTCAACTGAAGCCATGTATTTTTTGTAGAACGAACACTTCTCAGCACAGTTGCAGTAATCCATGCACTTCACAGGAACACCGGGTCGATGCTCGATGAAATGGTTTGCATCAAGCGATGCAAGATGCTGCTCTGCATCATATTTCTTGAGGTGGCGTTTGACTGCTGATTTTCGGCCCTTCTTCATAATTGCCCAACATTCATCCCTCTCCCAACGTTGGTCTGGAGTACAGATTGGAATTTCTTCCTCCAATGCATCCTTGTATTGCAGAATCTCTTGGATCTTGTAGGAAAGGTCGGCAATCATATCAGCCGCAACATCGCTTCTGAACACGCTCCCAAAGTCATAGTCGATATTGAGAATCGGCTTTTGGGGATAGGAACGGTCCCTCTTTGCTTGGGTCTTAGACCAGTCTTTGAGGAACACAGTGTTTCTCACACCCTTCACAGGGAAACCAGCGTTCTGGAGAATCAGCCAGTAGACTCTCAACTGTTTCGCCCAATCACTGTCAGTGCCCTCTTGGAGCTTCATCTGGTAGGAGAAAACACCAGTGGTCTTGTAGTCGGTGAGAATCTTGGTGTCACCGTTGTACAGGTCAAAGCCGCCAGAGACCTTTCTGACACCATATTCGCCACAGGGAATCTCAATTGAGACACGCTCTTCAGCCAGCTCATTCTCGCTCTCATGGCCTTCCATGACGCTGTGAACGGCAGTACCGAATACGGTCCAGATCATATCCACACAGTCCATTTCAAGCTCTTCCCAGTAACGTCTATTTAGGACGATTTCCCTTGTGCCCTTCATCAGCTCCGTTACAGAGAATGAATCCCAACCAAATCTCGGATGATTGTCACGAAGACAGCTTTTGTAGTAAGGTTCTGGTAGGTTAAATTTATTTGTGACCTTCATTAGATTGCCTCCTTGAGGTTATCGAAGGAGTTGGAAGCGGCAACTTCCTGCTCCTTTTTTTGTGCCTTGAGGGTTGTTATCTCTGCCTCAAGCTTTTTCACTTTCGAATCTTTTTCGTTGTAGTACCCATACCACATGTCGCTATTCTTGGTTGCCTTCTCCAGCTTCTCTTTAAGCTCGTCAATCTCAACAGCCATCTTCTCAACCTCTGGTTGAACCAGATTCATGCTCTCCAAAAGACTCCGTTCCAGTACCGTCATAAAATACTCCTCGCCACATTAACCTTGCGGCTTTTTAGTGATAAACTCCAACAAAGGAGGTATGCGATGTCCGGGAGTTGAACCCGGCTGAACCGTCACCGCTTTTTCAAAGCTCGGAATTCTGTAATTCGTTCATGTTCCGGTATTGCAATCCAGTCCAAGTACTCGTCATATCGCCAGAATCGTTTTTTCCGCTTTCCTTCGGTCTGGAAATCCGTAATACCGAAATTTGGAAGCATCCAAGGACGATTGATTGCCTCTTGTCTGCTTATGCCGTGTGCATTAGCAATCATGAGCACCGTGACAAATCTGGAATCGTTTGCATTGATGAGTTTGATAAGCCCGTTGTATTTCCTTTCAGCTTCAACAAGCCTGTCAAATTCCTCTGATGCAATCTGATAGCTTAAAATTTTATTCATGCTTAACCCTTTACATATGTTACGTATTTTTTCGAATTGTCATTTCATTATCGATTTAATTTGATTTTTGTCAACCACTTTTCGAATTTTTATGAGTATACTTAGTCTATAAAGAGGTGGCTATGGAAACTACATTTTGGGATAGATTGCAGGGATTGCTTGGGATACATAGAATTACGCAAGCAGAATTGAGCAAGGAATTGGATCTCTCACCGTCTTACATATCAGCATCAATCGGCAGAGGAGCAAGTCCTAGAGCTGATTTTGCTTACAAGGTCGCTAAATATTTCGGGGTTTCTCTCAAATGGCTGATTTCCGGTGAGGATGAGGATGCCATTGATGCCAAGTTCGCTGTAGCAATCAAAAACGACAGAATCATGGAGATTGCCTACTTGCTGACCAAATGCCCAGAGAATGTCGTAGCAATGATTGAAAACTTCGTAGCTTATGCGGCAAGCAATCAAAAGACTTTTGGCAAATGACTTAATTCAAAGCTTAATTAGCCTAAAATGCTTAATTGGCATTTAGGCTATTAAGCTTAATTTTGATTATTGACCAATAAGCTTATTGACCAATAGCTTTATTATATATAATTAAGCTTTAATATATAATATAAGCATCTTATATCTCTAAAGAGAAGATAACCTATTACTGGGGTTGTGGATAACTTGTGGATAACTCATTTTTCTAGTCACCCAAACCGACCTCGATGAACTCTTTCGGAATAGGTCTTCCCAAGAGGGCTTCAAAGCTTTTGCCGAAATATTCGCCATCGGCATTCATATCCAAAACATGTGAAGCAAACCGGATGTGAGGTTTTCTACCTTCGCCAATATCAAGCTTATCGACTCGACCTTTGCGACCAAAGATAATACCGCAGTTGAAACCTGCATTCTCATCAGCGTAATACCCTGCAAAAACAACCGATGGGAAATGCCTGGTTATTGCTTCAAATATCTTCAGTGGTGTTGCCCACCCTGTTTCAAATGCAAGATCAATAAGCTCATCGTCATCCCTGTCATACCAAAGCTCCTCAGCCTCAGTACAAGTCCCCCAATGTTTGTACAGCCATTCAAGCTCAGGCAGCATGCAAGGCATCGGCACAAGGCTGTTGAAGAAGTTTTGGTTTTCCTCGTAATTCTCTCCTCCATACTTAAGCGTCATCATCGATTCAATCTTGTCCAGCTCTTCCTTCTTGCCCTTCAGTTTAACGTAAGTTTTAACCCAATTTGCCATATCATCCTCCTACCAATAACGGCTTCTCAAAGCCTCTTGTTTGTATCCATCGTCCCAAAATTCTGATGGGAGATCACTCGGCTCATACCTGACTTTGTACGCTGATAGCGTGCCTCTCAGACCACCGTAATCAGGTGTTCCGAACTCAGAATCTTCTGAGCAGTCAATAACCTCAACAGATGCTCCATACACTTCCTTCAGCTCTTCCTCAAACTTCTCAATCTGGGCTAACTCACCCTTCGTATAGCTACTTAAATCGTTGTTTATAAAGTAACTAGCCATCCAGCAATAATGTTTCACTATTTCAATACAATCACTCATATTAATCCCTTCTCGGTATCTTATATAGATACTAAAACATACCTGATTCAAGCATCGAGAAATACCCGTTTTGCGAAAAGATTAGATGGTCAAGTACTCTAATCCCAATCAAATCTCCAGCCTGTCTAATTCTAAATGTCACATCCTTATCCTCAGCACTAGGTTCAAGGTTTCCACTAGGATGGTTGTGAGCTATTACGATAGCTGTGGAATTATCTAAAATTGCAGGTCTAAAAACTTCCCTGGGATGAACCAATGTCCTGTTAACCAGCCCTTTGGAAATAACGTGGGCATCAATAATTTGGTGTGCTCCATTAAGGGTAACGGTGAAGAAGTATTCATTGTAAAAGAAGTCTACAGGAGGTATACACTGCAAAAGCTTGGTATAAGCTTCGGATGGTGTTCCGATTGAGGGGGTTTCAGCAACAGACAAGCTCACTAAAATATCAAGGAGCTGTTGCTTTTTCAGGTTTTCGTACTTTTTCATAATATCGCTTCTCATGTTATTTCTCCCAACTGGTGAAGTAGGTGTCGCTTCCACCACGCATTTCTTCAAGCTCTTCTTCTGTTGAGCTTCTGAGTGTCTCCAACTCTTCCTCATCGGTTGGATCAAGACCGGCACACATTGCATCGTACTCTTCTCTGGAATAGTGTTCGTGCAGACAGGTATCGGAGCAGTAATACTCAGAGCCTCCATCGATGCAGTAGCCCTCAACCATCAACGCTTCACATTCAGTACAGATTCTTATTTCAAGAACATCTTCCAAGTCATCGACCTTGCTGTTGATTGCCGCTTCCACGGCATCATAGATAGTCTCATGCTCTCCCAAATCCTTTTTCAGGACCTTTACAAGCCTCTCAAGCAGCATCAGCTGTTCATTATTTGTAAGTTGTGCAAAGTATTTCATTGTGTTACTCTCCATAAAAGAAGCCCGTCAGTATCAGTGACAGGCTTTCTCGATTCTTTGGTTGGACGGCTGTAGAAATATGGCCGTCTTTTACATTCTGGTCCCACCGATTGAGCCGGTGGATGCGATGATATCTAGTACGTCATCATTAGTTTCCCACGACATTGTCTGCCTCCTTGTTCATAATATAGTTGGCAGCTCTCCCTGCCTTGCTTGCTGCGGTAACGACCATCTGTGGATCATTCCTGAGTGCCCTGAGCCAACTCTTGATATAGGCGGCAGAATTATTGTCAGTGCTCTCATTTGCGATGTTCAGCGAGTTGAGAACAAATGCAGAACCCATTTCGGCAGTCAACTCTTCCCTTGAGTAGGTTTGGCTACCAAACTTGTGGTCATCGCCTTCCTGTTTGAACCTGTTGAGCCTGGACGGGTGTCCTGTACTATGGACAAGCTCATGAAACAGAGCTGAGTACAATTCCTCTGGTGTGAAAAACGTGTCAGGAATCGTCACGGTATCGAAAACAGGGGAATAATATGCTCCATTACCATCCCTGCTGATATGGGGACAATTTGGCATGTTTCTGATGACTTCTTCAGCCTTGGTGATTGGGTTGAAATTCTGCGTAGGCTTGTTGATTTCAGGGAATTCGATACCCTCTATCTGAGACGAATTGAAGACGGAATATAGACGGTAGAAACCAAATTTCTTGGTGGTCTCATCATCTTCTATTTCATCATCCTTGACCTTTCTTTCGATGGTTGACCAGAAAATTACAGGCGTTGACTTCTCGCCTTTCTTGACACAACCACCAAGTTCTCTTGCCTGTTTGAAGGTCAACCACAAAGGGCTGGAAAATCCACTCATCCCTGTAAGAATGGCATTGACACCTTGATAGGGCTTTCTGCTCTTGTAATTCTGTTGAGCCGATTCAACCGTTGCCCACGGTTTCCTCCAAGGAAGTTCGTTGTTCTGCTCGATGAAATCGATGATTCTTTGCGTGACTATCTCATACACGGAATTTTTCTGTTCACTCTTCATTTCGGGTATCTCCTGTGAGCCTATACCAATCCTCGGTAAGCTCTTCGGCATCTATATCGAGATACCCTCCGTAGCATTTCTCTTCCTTCGTGTTGTACAGGAAAGTTTCCGCAATAGTCGGGTCGGTGAAGTATTGGACGAGTACCCAATCTCCTTTTCGATCGAGTACATTCATTTCCAGCTTGACCATGATTGGTTCTTTTTCGTATAAACTCATTCTTCGCTCTCCTTATAACCTTCGAATTTCATGTGCAATTCAAATCCTTCATCCAACAACTGCATCCCGTGATAGTCGGTAAACAGTCGTGCCACTTCTTCCCCTGACAGCGTACAGAGCTGCTCCCACATCTTGCTTTGATTCTCTCCCATCATGCAACCTCAAATCCTACGTTCTGCAGGTCTCTCTTGCCTTGAAGCCACTCCCACACTGCCTCATAGAAAGGCTTGTTGTTGCCTATCTGTGCCACATGCTGGACCATGCCTTTTCTGTCTGGCCTACTGTCTGATCCATCTGCATTCAAGAGCTTTTGATAGAAGTGCGTAGCGTCAATCTGCTCCAATTTGTACCTGTCGGTATACTTCCCATCGACTAAATAAACGTATGCTGTTTTCATGCTTCGCCTCC contains the following coding sequences:
- a CDS encoding helix-turn-helix domain-containing protein, which produces MRSYESIREWLIKRAEVVSVRQIARDTGLNHAAIHRLMDGTVSNPRIDTLSKIEALMGPENDNVAYIRGTEFVAIVADEVENTINIKTNISNKDQALALVVVAACRYSIGENVTRNMLVGMVSSTYEAIKKQDKKVG
- a CDS encoding Lin1244/Lin1753 domain-containing protein, yielding MREIFFFRHYITELQNPNIAALWKRWGAKGYGLYWHVLERLYADPAHMLVYNKVLHRDLAKAAKLSRLKVGMVLIDMAALRLINVNNEHITCDRVENEIKEVIKSKNRRKDVS
- a CDS encoding recombination protein NinG, which encodes MPSAREKALTAFQKYRRYLLADGNGFATCISCGKVGHVSKMDGGHYESRKNKATELEADNVWPQCKYCNGPLSGNHVAYRNNLISRIGVERLQRLEDMVMASKGSEEAMERLPRMDRLSVTTKKKDKDYLELAKRYDKIAKELAKEKLIHA
- a CDS encoding single-stranded DNA-binding protein, with protein sequence MADMCSIMITGRLTADSEIKYAGQTPILKFSVAVGRYDKGQTTSSFFDVVQFSRAAEGLTGKLTRGKPVVVRGEMRQEFWSANDGSKRSRWVLVADSFGVQPLGGGQEDRYERGEPTTQNMYSSLDDDGDDIPF
- a CDS encoding ERF family protein, giving the protein MSNNIYMAMAEVMRDVEAIGKDQKNQQQGFKFRGIDDVYNAVHPIFAKHGVFTVPTLLAERTEERQTRNGGNLIYRILTMKYTFYASDGSNVEAVVVGEGMDSGDKGANKGMAIAHKYALLQTLCIPTEDMVDPDSESQDPSNKKPDNQASISRGPERQPKPEPTSPAAPKQADKPVVPPYDPAKASMPKVASTTKAIIMNSNLIVPGMFTMRRAWNQILEICSGDKDFAKGLFEQFGAPTSEEITYDIYKAVFNAIKNPTGEPDGPELFEGDSLDKVPFEASGAIA
- a CDS encoding helix-turn-helix domain-containing protein codes for the protein METTFWDRLQGLLGIHRITQAELSKELDLSPSYISASIGRGASPRADFAYKVAKYFGVSLKWLISGEDEDAIDAKFAVAIKNDRIMEIAYLLTKCPENVVAMIENFVAYAASNQKTFGK
- a CDS encoding JAB domain-containing protein, encoding MRSDIMKKYENLKKQQLLDILVSLSVAETPSIGTPSEAYTKLLQCIPPVDFFYNEYFFTVTLNGAHQIIDAHVISKGLVNRTLVHPREVFRPAILDNSTAIVIAHNHPSGNLEPSAEDKDVTFRIRQAGDLIGIRVLDHLIFSQNGYFSMLESGMF
- a CDS encoding ArdC family protein encodes the protein MKSEQKNSVYEIVTQRIIDFIEQNNELPWRKPWATVESAQQNYKSRKPYQGVNAILTGMSGFSSPLWLTFKQARELGGCVKKGEKSTPVIFWSTIERKVKDDEIEDDETTKKFGFYRLYSVFNSSQIEGIEFPEINKPTQNFNPITKAEEVIRNMPNCPHISRDGNGAYYSPVFDTVTIPDTFFTPEELYSALFHELVHSTGHPSRLNRFKQEGDDHKFGSQTYSREELTAEMGSAFVLNSLNIANESTDNNSAAYIKSWLRALRNDPQMVVTAASKAGRAANYIMNKEADNVVGN